A stretch of DNA from Tubulanus polymorphus chromosome 6, tnTubPoly1.2, whole genome shotgun sequence:
TTATACGTTCATTTTACATTGTAAAATactaaatatttgataatgaaataattgataatgaaataattgataatgggAACAAAATCTGGCTGTGCTTTAACAATATCTCATTGCAGCATCTGCatttgaaaacaatttacatGTAAAATTGTATAGACCTTATTCACATGGCATAACAGCGTGACATATTGTCGACAGAGCGGCTAAACTGAAACAAAAGTCACGGTCGAACTGACAATGATATGACACGATGTGACCAGTACATGTGAATAAGGTCTATATATCACGATTAATCTCTACACAACGCgtcataataataatcatcctAATAATCATCTAAATAAtcaccaggacccagttccacagttctgagttaagatttgactctgagttaactcactGAAAATgcactaattttaactcagagttaactctaactcacaactgtggaaccgactCCAGTTCATATCAGAGTGAAATAACTCACACCAAACTATAGAAAATAAACCACCACTTGGTGTTAACAACAGTAAAACAAAAACACTGTTCATCAGTTTCATTTACTACCACTCCTTCAGTAATCCAGTCTGTCGACTTATCAGCGGTCGACCATTTTGTCAGCGATTGACAGGCTTCTCAGCTGTTGACCAGTTTATCAGCAGTTGACCGGTTTCTAtcagtgattaactggttcaGCAACTATTGACCTTTCTAACAGCGGCCGACTCGTTCGTCGGTGCTTGACCGAATAATCAATGGTCGACTGGAATATCAGTCATCGACCGGTAAATCAGCTGTTGACCGGTTAATCAGTGATCAACTGTTTAGTGGAACTCGATTCGTTTATCAGCCGTTAATCAGTGGTAAATCGTTTTATCAGTGCTCAATCTGTTCTCAAAATCTCCATCAATAGTGAATTCCAAACTGGTCTCGACACGTTTTTGTTGTGAACACAATTTCCAGTAAAGAGAGATCCAGTTAAACCCAAAACTGTTCAGACCTTTCAAGGCATTAACTATTCTTGGAGCAGTCCACTCGTATCTCCGGAGTTCCGCGCGCGACATTTGTTACATTGCCACTGTATTAGAGATATGAATACAGGTATAATACACAGAATACAAACTATACCCATCACATACGCTACAATCGTTAGAGTTGATGTATTTGACTCCGGTTTCACATACGCACAGCCGCGGTTAGTATCGGTACCTGaaagcgaaaaaaaaatacaaaatattattgaaacGAGATGTAGCGGAGCTCAGCGAGTCACTGGTTAACATCGATCCAGTGTTCATAGATTCACATCCTCGTAGGCAAAGGATCTTCTCTGGTCAAACTCCCTCTTAAACTTTGAATCTTAAGAAATAAAGCCTTAAGTGCTGCTCAGTGGTTTGAGGGGAAAAGTTATCTCGAACATGCTAACGATGTTCCGAATGGAGATCAATGGGTTGAAGGAAGACGGTGAAGGAATGTAAGAGATGAAACTAACCGGTTGAGTTAAACGGGCCTCGAATACTGCTAATAAGGAATCTGGAACTGTATGAATTACATTGAGGTTTCGATTGAGCGAATCCGAGCCGACTGTTGAATCTATCGAATACAACATAGAACCCTTCCATAACAACAGCTCCCAGTACAGTTCCTAAATAAACAATCAAATCATATCATTCAGCATTATCAACATATACAACGCGATCAATTTCTCGGGTAACatattgaaaatcaataaGCAGTTGACGACAACCAAGAATTGTAGGTCGGTCGggcggtcggtcggtcggtggGTCGGTCTCAGGCCCAACAAGAGAGTATCTCAGAAACTTTCTAAACTAACCCGTTTTTGAGGCAGCAAGGGCAAACTTATAGCAATCTTTCCCAAAAATTGGTATTTCCGGATTGATAGTTCGTAGATATTGCTGCAAGaaacattaaaaaacatatctatatcaaaatatcatctaCAAGTTTGAATATGTTATGGACAATCAGAGGGAGCAGTGCCCGTAGTGTGGTGGTACCAGggtttccctgatttttccatgttgTAACAGGAAATTTCTTGAGTACCGGTAAATCCCAAAGAATTTCTTGGATTAGaatgttacaatttattttgttacaaTTTCTCATGAATCACATATTGATTTAGAAATGCGTGGTCAATAACATATCCAAATTCTCTGAGTTTTGCAgtttgtttgaaaaatatgtCAAATTCCCTCAGATTTCACTGATTTTGttctagatatttttgattcCCCGAGTTTTACAGGTCAGTGGGATTCGTACCTGTGGTGAAATAACCAGTTGAAAATACGATGAATCAGTATGCATTAAAGATAGTTCAATACTCGGGAACGAATTGAACGGAGTATAACCTTGCCGCCAGCAGACGATATCTAAACCATGCCAAAACTGGGACGGTGGCATCTGATCGGGtaacaactgaaatacacaacGCACAATCGATTAACAAGAAATTATTCTGCCTTTGAAAGCATTTATCAAACATTGAATGAGAAAGATCAAGTACATCATGActcatagtggcaatgatggcaGGACAGCAACCATGAGATAACTTGTAGTGACAATGATGCCAGAATAGGAACTACGAGATAAAACTCATAGCGGTAATAATGGCAGCATTGGAACTAGATAACTGAAACTATGAGAGAACTTGCaggcgcgttggaagcaatttttgattgctgcgGCCAAATACCAATTTTGGACAAGTTCTAAATATTGCCGCGgcgaatttacttaatttcttcaaaagctggtattcaaagaaaaaaaacttcatacagtaaattattgccgcgGCTTTTGCCGCTGCACTTCCAATTGTAGTGGCAATGAAGGAAGAACCAGAATCACATGATAACTGGTGGTCCAGTGAACGTGTTAAGAACTATTTACATAGGAAGACATGGCTAAATTGTCACTCTATCCCACAGATAAATGTCCTAAAACGATGAGAATTATACACAAACCTGAAGCGAGCTTTGAATGTTAGCGATAACATTATTGAATACACGAGTGGGTAATCGTAGATTGGTCGTTCCGCTATCAACTATAGTCTTATCAAAATTATACTGCAACAAAACGTAAAGAGAAATTAGATACATTTAGATTCAACTAGCGGTAGCGAGATTCAGTGTGTGCGTTACCTCTTTACAGTCCATGTTTAAACTAACACCAGCCACcgatatatcggttaatatcACTTCGTAATACCATTTCTTATAGATAggtgaatataatatagaaccatCGTATAAATCTTTATCGATTCCTCCAAATACCtataatacaatacaatatacatatactGATATAACATGCATTTACATTAACAAATTCTTAGGCCACAGAGGATGTATGCTGTATATTGCCCTtagtttttatcattattcagtctctttatttttgttatatatatatatctcataattttgttGCAACATAAGTATTCTGTATTGTGGAAGTAACTAAttggatatagtcgaaacgctgaataaactactagctcaaggactctatttttcattttcatcgtgggattttaaattattttgatacaaCACAGAGTTTTTCATTAATGGTTATTGTAAACGAGTGAAGTGTTTATGCATACATGGGGATTGTCATGAATTGGCCACTTCTTCTGATGCGCTTAATGCTTAAAATTGCATTTGTAGGCCGAAGGGCTTGAAAAACAGCATTATTTTGGGTACaattttttataaatttttaaGATCTTATAAGACCCCGCGTACGATAAGAAGAGACTTACACAAATATTGAAAAGGTTTGCTTTTTATATAAAACAGCATTGCTAATTAAGCTTTATGGAGCATGGTTCACAGCTGCTCCCTGAGTTTATCAATAAACAATGAAAGTTTGCTTTCTTCATGTGTAACACATGTCACGACTCATCAAGCATTATTAACACTGTATACATAATAGTGTGAGATAAGTGTAGAGCCGCGGCCACTGATCAAACAGAGATCATTTGAACCCGGGTCGAACTGGCGCGGGCACACAGAGAACCATGAATATGAACAGTGGCTTGAACCTAACTTAGCACAGAGAAAATTTGGCCCAGGTCAAAAATGTTTGTGTGATAGTACGATAGCCACACttaaacgtggtgaacggataataagataaaaacccactatttacaaatcaaAAGAATGAGTTTCACACCTGATGATGATCTCTAgagtgagatcgaaacgtcgtgtattttacattttagcTTGTGTGATCATGGCTCATACTTACCAGAGTTCCAGTCATATCCGGTGCTGCTGTTGTGGTCCCGTTATCTAATGACAACATTTTCTTGCCGGCAACCGTACCGCAGAGTTGAAGCGAAAAAACATCTTGAATTTGAGTCTGTTTGACCATCGAATCGAAGAACGGCGTCAAACTAGAATCGGGCTGAAATCGAAGACGAGAAAATACGTTATGAAATACCTCGGAAATATGGCTAAAAATTGAATAAGTGCTGCTCATGTGTACGTACTCGAGCTATAGCCGCATACGCTAATCCTAAAATTCCTTGCCACTTTGAAGCGTTTATAAAGAACTGAGATGAAGATTCAATACAGGCAATGTTTGTAACAACGACAGTAGGACGGGGAAGAGCTGTGAAACCAACTACTTCTTTAGCGAGCGGTCCGTTCCAGTTGCCCTGCGTGTATGGCACGTAAACGCTTTTACCCAGTTTGGAAAACGTCGAAGAGCTGAAATCAATAAGAATAATAACAATAGGTTGGAATGTAGGTAATAATGCACAGGCGAAAATCTACAATAGGTAAAAATGCAAGAAGGAAATCTGCAGAGATATAAGCGAACGTGAGAATTTAGTATcattcaggggcggatccaagtGGAAGGTGCAAAGGGTGTACACCTCTCTGAAAAGGTCAACTTGCCCAGAAATTTCGTggcaaaatgaattatatcaaAACTGATACCTAAAGAAAACCAGTAAGCTTATTCCAATTAATTCAATCATAAGTTTTGATTTAAGCGTCGagttaaaattatttttctattgtaacgcaaaatatcaaattactaAATTTTCAACAGACCACCAGCTAGCTATCATTAGATAATACTCAAAGCCATTTTAGTACTACACGTACAGCTATTTCATCCTGTAACCTCAGTATCTATCAACTCATACCATTTCTGGAATTTTTGTGGTATATTTACATGTCTGGCATTATTACCGCACAGCGAAACCTGAATAGACAAATGCTCTTGTTTCCCCATAAAATTTTCACAGGTTTAGTCAAATGCAAGGTACTAAAGATTTGCCATCAAAATAATTAGCGCTGTTCACTATGGAGAGTTAAGTATTAATCAAGTACCTCAAAGTGTTCACTGTTCATAATAATACTGtataaaatatagaaaatttttATCTCTAAAAAAGTGTTAATTAAATGGAGGTTTCACCATACATTCATCTACTAAGCCTTTAAATAATCGACATGGTGTTTCACTGAATATTCATTCAGATTTCatggaaatattgaaaagtATTTGCTAATATACAGTTTAATTCCACAGCTGAATCAAcagattttcacatttttcattatcataaaaACCCAGGTTGACATAGCTGAGACCGAGTTTCACACCAGGCCATAGCCTCAAACATCATCGGGTTTGAATTCCGGCAAGGGAAGATGTCACCCATTCatcacgattgatagaacactatatccgtgttgacgcgatgaggagagaatcccacaatgataataaaaagtccgaaaatgaaacttcgagatagtagtttatttcaacgtttcgactatatcctaatagtcatcttcaggaataatgaagatgactattaggatatagtcgaaacgttgaaataaactactatctcgaagtttcattttcggactttttattatcattgtgggattctctcctcgtCACCCATTCATAATGTATGAACCATTGTAGTTAACCTATTGATCACCAAGTAGATCCATATGCATTAGGAATACAGCAGATTCCACCCACGCAACTCTAATCAATCAGGACTAGTAATTTTAGACAGTGGAATTCAATTCACATTCTGTTACAATGATTCTAAGATTTCCATCTGATCTAATATGATAATTCGACTTCATGGAATTAAGTGGAGTCAACTTTATACCAGTAGGCCTATCAAACTTTCACAAAAAAACCACCAAAAAATTTAGTTCAATCGAAAAATTACGTACTTTTTCGGATGAAAGTAATTAGTAATATCAGGATGAGGAGCAGCAGCAACTGCAAAATTACTACTTCCTGTATCAACGAGTACATTCAACTACAAATcacaaaaatatatcattataacaaaagtaacaatttcaaaaaagtggcaaattttcaaaaaaataggCAGAACCTTCCAAACTGACAACCAGCTAGGACCAAGTTTTACAGTGGTTTATGAGTTAAAACGCTTTCTGAAACCAGATCCAGTTTAATTAAGTCTTGAgtttagattgatttatttcaaaggTTCTAAATCTCAAAGTCAAATTATAACTGGGAACTGTACAACTGATATTTGTGTACTGCCACCATCAATCTGCAGCCTCTTTCTCCAACCAGTTTTGATTGTCCACATTTCACATATGCATTCAGTgtttcacctgagacattttaaatgaaaatgatctaCAAATACCAGACATAAGACATTTTATTCGCGCGCTTTCTAAAACTAATCATCCACACTTCTCCTAGTAATAGTGAATGTCAGAAGGAACAGTTGGTGGTGAATAAAATGAAgattataagataaaaaccaactatctacagattaaaataatttgaaaacaagaatttatatattcaatctaaaataggcctatataaaatacacagtgtttcgatctcaccctagagatcatcgtcaggtgatcaaaacgtcgtgtattttatatattttagattgaataaatcgacttgtttttaaattcttttaatctgtagatagtgggtttttatcttattatccgttcaccacgtttgagtgtggttatcgttccaAAATGAAGATTACTTACTTTTTGTGGAGGTGTTCCGATTAGAGCCTCGATGTAATAACCCTGACCAGGACGACCGGCGAGGTCATCCCTCTGTCTCT
This window harbors:
- the LOC141907066 gene encoding beta-secretase 1-like — its product is MLLPIQFVVMFVSTIVDSSTIRLPLYVSRGAVDESVLISKSEWVKRQRDDLAGRPGQGYYIEALIGTPPQKLNVLVDTGSSNFAVAAAPHPDITNYFHPKNSSTFSKLGKSVYVPYTQGNWNGPLAKEVVGFTALPRPTVVVTNIACIESSSQFFINASKWQGILGLAYAAIARPDSSLTPFFDSMVKQTQIQDVFSLQLCGTVAGKKMLSLDNGTTTAAPDMTGTLVFGGIDKDLYDGSILYSPIYKKWYYEVILTDISVAGVSLNMDCKEYNFDKTIVDSGTTNLRLPTRVFNNVIANIQSSLQLLPDQMPPSQFWHGLDIVCWRQGYTPFNSFPSIELSLMHTDSSYFQLVISPQQYLRTINPEIPIFGKDCYKFALAASKTGTVLGAVVMEGFYVVFDRFNSRLGFAQSKPQCNSYSSRFLISSIRGPFNSTGTDTNRGCAYVKPESNTSTLTIVAYVMGIVCILCIIPVFISLIQWQCNKCRARNSGDTSGLLQE